GTTAAGGGATGGCtgttattaaatgtatatatatttacttgaaagttttaaaattttgctctTATTTTCAGATTCCTCTGGAATAAGCAGGATTGCAGATGGATTCAATGGAATTTTTTCTGATCATTGTTATAGTGTTTGTTCTATGAGACAAccagacttaaaatattttgacaacaaaggtatatataatattttccaaaatatcctttaagttgtatttttatattcttgagaATGTGGGTAAAAGTTATGACTTCTAAATGGGCAAGTATTCAAATTTGTCTAAATGTAGGGAAATGAGGTTTTTATAAGAAAGCAAAtatgaatgtttaatttttaacattattttagacctataaataaaaaagcacaGTCTCCTAAGTCTATTTTAGGTGGCCAGGAATAAGTAGAAAATCAAGACTGACCTGGAGTTGGGAGCATATTTATGATGAAAGGTTAGGAACAGTGCTATACACAGTTCTTCCACTAAGGTATAGTCCAGAGGGCTAAATGGAAGGAACAAAGGATGAAGGGTTTGATGTTTTTCAGTCTTGCATCTTGTATTGACTCTTTTCAAGAGCATTGAATAAATGATAACAACttgcatttattctttctttgtgACCATCAAAACTGCCAATTTCCTTGAGCTCCTATCATAGGcacagaaacacaattaaaaaaaaaaaaacaaaaaaaaaaaaacaaggagttGGAGACATTTGCATAAACTCATGTTTGGCTTAATAGAGACACAGATGGTTGCATATAGAGACATTTATAGATGTCTGTGCATACATAGCAATGTATACGCATTTTTACTCTGTTAGCTGAGAAAGCCTAAAAGAAATGACACCCCAGTAGAAGTGAGCCCAGATTTTGATTTCTAAAACCATTCTCCAGTAAAAAGAACTATTACTTAGAGAAGTGGCTGATTCTAATTCTGAGGCaggaaatatatataagataCAGGTATACCAAAGGAACACAGGAGCCAACTAAGAGAGATCCCAGTAGCCAAAGCTGAAACGATTTGAGGGggataaaaaagaattatcacccaaagcataaaatatatattcttgagTCCATACTGAtgtgattgaatgaatgaataaacaagaaaatctacagaagaattccaaattatTTATGTGGGTACTCATCCCTCAAGGAGGTAGAACATAACTCTCCACTCCTTAAATGAGGATTGCATACTGGGACTTCCTTCCCCGTATGCAGGGAATATGGAAAGTAAAAGAGTGACTTTACATCAGAGAAACCTGACTGTTGTGATAAAAATGGCAGTTTGCCTCTCTGGTCTACCTCTATTAATCCATAATCCCAGtctaatcatgaaaaaaacatttcattaatgGGACACCCTGCAAAATACCTGACCTATACTCCTCAAAACTATCatggtcatcaaaaacaaggaaagtcagAGAAACTGCCACAGCTAACAGTATCCTAGAGGGAGATGATAGCTAAATGTAATGTGGAATTTTAGGATCTTGAAACAGGAAAagaacattaggtaaaaactaaggaaatcagCTTAAGTGTGGACTTGAGTTGATATCACCTTACCAGTATTGGATATTGATTGGAACACATGTACCCTATTGTTATAAGAGAATGGagaaactgggcagcctgggtggcctagcagtttagcgccaccttcagcccaggggagacccgagattgagtcccacattgggttcccagcgtggagcctgtttctccctctgcctgtgtctctgcctctccctctctctctgtgtctctcatgaataaataaataaaatcttaaaagaaaaaaaaaaaaagaatggagaaacgGAATGCAGGAtatatgagaattctctgtactatccaAATTTTTTCTGGGAActtctaaaaaatctttttttttttttttgtttttaagattttattttttacacagagaggcagagacacaggcagaggaaaaagcaggctccatgcagggaacctgatgtgggactcgataccgggactccaggatcacgccctaggctgaaggcaggcgctaaaccactgagccacccagggattcccctaaaAAATGAATCTATTAAAAACAGCAGTGACATGATTTGCAGCCCAGTTTTTTATGACCTGTACTTCAGTTTCCCCATGCTAAATTTAACGTTGGGACTGGGCTGAGGGAATACACTCTTATTCAGACTTAgtaatttaaacttaaaattcctaagtaattttaaaaagtatattctaGTCCAAATGGGGCATGGAAGCAAAAGCAGTTGATTATTTGGACAGATTTCTTTGTGTGTGACTGTGGAACAAGGATAACATCCATTTTCTGACTAAGTCCTTTAGTTCCTATTGGagttcaaaattatatttaaaacatttagtgctttgtttaataataattaatagttaATGCTTTGATATATATAATaagtatttttccaaatttctttttacagatgatgaTTCTGATGCAGAAACATCAAATGACTTGCCAAAATTTACAGATGGGATCAAGGCCAGAAGTAGAAATCAGAACTACCTGGTTCCCAGCCCTGTACTTAGAATTCTAGACCACACTGCCTTTTCTACAGGTTAGGGAAACCAGTTAATagcatttgcttattttatgtagattcatgaaaaaataatgtataaaataaatgttttgccaGTTATTCAATAGGTCTtatttagtaataataatagacttgttaacatttttcagaaaaatctgCTGATATTGAAATTTGTGATGATGAGTGTGACTCACCTGAGTCAGTCAACCAACAAGCTCAAGAGGAGAGTCCTATAGAAGTTCACACTGCTGAAGATGTTCCAATTGCTGCAGAAGTGCATGCAATTTCTGAAGATTATGATCTAGAGACCGAAAACAATTCCTCGGAGAGTCTCCAAGACCAAACTGATGAAGAGCCACCAGCTAAACTTTGCAAAATTCTAGATAAGAGCCAGGCTTTGAATGTGACTGCCCAACAGAAATGGCCTTTACTGAGAGCTAATAGCAGTGGCCTCTATAAGTGTGAACTTTGTGAGTTCAACagcaaatatttttctgatttaaagCAGCATATGATCCTGAAGCATAAGCGTACTGATTCAAATGTGTGTCGAGTATGCAAGGAGAGTTTTTCTACTAACATGCTTTTGATCGAACATGCCAAACTGCATGAAGAGGATCCCTACATTTGTAAATACTGTGAttataaaacagtaatttttgAGAACCTCAGCCAGCACATTGCAGACACCCATTTTAGTGACCACCTCTACTGGTGTGAGCAGTGTGATGTACAGTTCTCATCAAGCAGTGAACTCTACCTACATTTCCAGGAGCACAGCTGTGACGAACAGTACTTGTGTCAGTTTTGTGAACATGAAACGAATGATCCGGAAGACTTGCATAG
The Canis aureus isolate CA01 chromosome 31, VMU_Caureus_v.1.0, whole genome shotgun sequence genome window above contains:
- the ZNF639 gene encoding zinc finger protein 639, translating into MNEYPKKRKRKTLHPSRYSDSSGISRIADGFNGIFSDHCYSVCSMRQPDLKYFDNKDDDSDAETSNDLPKFTDGIKARSRNQNYLVPSPVLRILDHTAFSTEKSADIEICDDECDSPESVNQQAQEESPIEVHTAEDVPIAAEVHAISEDYDLETENNSSESLQDQTDEEPPAKLCKILDKSQALNVTAQQKWPLLRANSSGLYKCELCEFNSKYFSDLKQHMILKHKRTDSNVCRVCKESFSTNMLLIEHAKLHEEDPYICKYCDYKTVIFENLSQHIADTHFSDHLYWCEQCDVQFSSSSELYLHFQEHSCDEQYLCQFCEHETNDPEDLHSHVVNEHACKLIELSDKYNNGAHGQYSLLSKITFDKCKNFFVCQVCGFRSRLHTNVNRHVAIEHTKIFPHVCDDCGKGFSSMLEYCKHLNSHLSEGIYLCQYCEYSTGQIEDLKIHLDFKHSADLPHKCSDCLMRFGNERELISHLPVHETT